A stretch of Carnobacterium iners DNA encodes these proteins:
- a CDS encoding PTS glucitol/sorbitol transporter subunit IIA — MNKMLVGTVISIGEQAISKKDPIIILFGEQATEDLRSVSIIQSFKEDRDKVELTIGQSVFFDNQEYIILEVGSLANENLNTIGHVTLDFSEVPSEDRLASGLYLKPFKVPKIEVGSIIHYAK, encoded by the coding sequence ATGAACAAAATGTTAGTTGGAACGGTTATATCTATTGGAGAACAAGCTATTTCTAAAAAAGATCCGATTATTATATTATTTGGAGAACAAGCAACAGAGGATCTTCGTTCTGTCTCAATCATCCAATCCTTTAAAGAGGATCGGGATAAAGTAGAATTGACAATAGGACAATCTGTATTTTTTGATAATCAAGAATATATTATTTTAGAAGTTGGTAGCCTGGCTAACGAGAATTTGAATACGATAGGCCATGTAACATTAGATTTTTCAGAAGTACCTAGTGAGGATAGATTAGCCAGCGGGCTTTACTTGAAGCCTTTTAAAGTACCAAAAATTGAAGTTGGCTCAATTATTCATTACGCAAAATAA
- a CDS encoding AI-2E family transporter, producing MKQEESVTVKHAATWFWKWILNNKIVSILLISLLVLLNILAFSKISYIFNPLKDFTSVVGLPILMAGIIYYLVNPIIDWLETKQFPRMAAIFLVFVIIIALIVWGATTLIPIIREQTMSLIKDWPNYWDSLVSQVDSLLRSDILSQFQQQLNEIIQNIMSSISKEASNLVNTTVSGIGNVVGAVTNIFVALITMPFILFYLLKDGKKLPYQFMKIIPTKLRAPIFRLLGEINNQISQYVRGQLLVAFFVAIMFWIGFATVGLEYAVTLGVMAGFLNLIPYLGSFIAMVPVLIIAFVTSPAMLIKVLIVFGIEQMIEGRVIQPQILGSKLDIHPITIIIVLLTSGKLFGIPGVILGIPGYAVLKVVVENIFSWYKNISGLYEGNFNPGYEPNIVSKKKEKTKKKKIE from the coding sequence GTGAAACAAGAAGAGTCAGTTACCGTTAAGCATGCTGCTACTTGGTTTTGGAAATGGATTTTAAACAATAAAATCGTCTCTATTTTACTAATTTCTTTATTAGTATTATTAAATATACTAGCTTTTTCAAAAATTTCTTATATTTTTAATCCATTAAAAGATTTTACTAGTGTTGTAGGATTGCCTATCTTAATGGCTGGAATCATCTATTACTTGGTAAATCCTATTATTGATTGGTTGGAAACCAAACAGTTTCCTCGTATGGCAGCAATTTTTCTTGTTTTTGTGATCATTATCGCCCTTATTGTTTGGGGAGCAACAACACTGATTCCGATTATCAGAGAACAAACAATGAGTTTAATAAAAGATTGGCCAAATTACTGGGATAGCTTAGTTTCTCAGGTTGATAGTTTGTTAAGAAGCGATATTCTTTCTCAATTTCAGCAACAACTAAATGAAATCATACAAAATATTATGTCTTCTATTTCCAAGGAAGCATCAAATTTAGTTAATACAACTGTTTCTGGAATAGGAAATGTTGTTGGAGCAGTCACCAATATTTTTGTTGCTTTAATTACGATGCCGTTTATACTATTTTATTTATTAAAAGATGGTAAAAAATTACCTTATCAATTTATGAAAATTATACCAACAAAATTGAGAGCTCCTATCTTTAGATTATTAGGAGAGATCAACAATCAAATTAGCCAATACGTTCGTGGTCAACTTCTTGTAGCATTTTTTGTCGCAATTATGTTCTGGATTGGCTTTGCCACTGTTGGATTAGAATATGCTGTGACATTAGGTGTTATGGCAGGATTTTTAAATTTAATTCCTTATTTAGGTTCGTTCATAGCGATGGTACCTGTTCTTATTATTGCCTTTGTTACTTCACCAGCGATGTTGATAAAAGTTTTAATAGTTTTTGGGATTGAGCAGATGATTGAGGGAAGAGTCATTCAACCTCAGATTCTAGGAAGCAAATTAGATATTCATCCAATTACGATTATTATTGTGTTATTGACATCGGGTAAATTATTTGGAATACCGGGCGTTATTTTAGGGATTCCTGGTTATGCAGTATTAAAAGTTGTCGTTGAGAATATTTTTTCTTGGTATAAAAATATTTCGGGATTGTATGAAGGCAATTTTAATCCAGGTTACGAGCCAAACATAGTGAGTAAAAAAAAGGAAAAAACGAAAAAGAAAAAAATTGAATAG